The DNA region TGCCGGAGGCGTACAGCGGATCATGATGGTCCTTGAGCATGTTGATCAGCGCCGCTGGTGTTCCAGGTCGCGCCGCTAGGCGGCGGCATTCCGGCGGAGGTCAGGGCGGCATTCTCCTCTGGCGTGACCGTCATCTGGCGCAGGCCGGCAACGTCAGGTGATCGCATCGCGGTGCAGCAGCTTGAAAGCGGAGGGTGGCCCCGCCTCAGAAAAGCGGTCCAGGCGCATCCACAACCGATCCCCAGGTTTTGGTGGGTGGTTCGATATGCTGGACGTCCCTGGAGGTCCTCTGTCGGATGGACAGGGCCTGGACCTGCTGGGCCGCGCGCTGAAGCTGGCCTTGGGGTGCCGGTGGTGCTGGGCGGCCTCAAGCCTTCCAGGCTGGCCGCGCAGACGCTCGAATTGGGGGCCAGAGGCCACGTCGTCAAGGCTCTGGACGCGGCCGAAGCAGCGGCGTGACGAAGCCGCCCAGCTCACCTGAGTCAATTGGGGTCCGTCATTGTCTCTGGGGAGACGCTGCGGCTCGGCGCAACCCATGGACCGGCCCACAGCTAGAGCTTGGTGACGGTTGACCTGTCAGACTGGGCCCCACGCCATGACCCCGCTTCCCACCCATGCCCCCACCCTGGACCTCACCGAGCTGCAGGCCATCATCGACAGCAGCGCCGACTGCATCAAGGTGCTCGACCTGAATGCGCGAGTGATCTCCATGAATGCTGGCGGCATGGACACCATGGAGATCACAGACTTCAGCGTCTGTCAGCATCTCTTGTGGCCAACGTTCTGGGAGGGCGAGGCGCGAAGGCAAGTCGAGCTGGCGCTGGAAGCCGCCCGCGGCGGGCAGACCACCACCTTTGAAGGCCCCGCCAACACGTTTGCCGGCACCCCAAAGTGGTGGGAAGTGCGCGTATCGCCGTTGCGATCGCCCGACGGCACCGTCACCCGGCTGCTGGCCAGCAGCCGCGACATCACCGCCCGCAAGGTGGCCGAACAGCAACTCATTCAGGCGCAACATCAGCTCAGAAATCATGCCCAGACGCTGGAAGTCCGTGTGGGGCAGCGTGAACGGGCCCTCGAAGCCTTTGTCCGCTTCACCACACAGGTGGCCAGCACCACCGATCTCCACGACATCGCCATGGCCGCCAGTGACATCATCCGCGACGCGGTTGGCGGGGCCACCAGCGGCTTTTACCTGGTCAAGGGGGAACGGGCGTACCCGCTGGTGTTCTCCAGCAACACGCCTGCAGAAGTGAGGGCGGCCCGGCGTGCCGGTGTTCCCCTGAGCATGCCCCTGGTGGCCGACGCCCTGGCGCAACGCGGGACGACGTTCGTGGGGGGCGAGGACGGCCGTCTGCAGTCGGTGGGTTACGCCAGCGCGCTGAGCGTTACGGCTTACCACCACGGCGATCAACCCTACGCGCTGTTCGCCACCGGAACCCCACGCCCTGAATGGACCGCCCAGGAACAGGCCACCATCGACTCGGTCGGACGCGGTCTGGGGCTGGCCCTGGAACGGGAGCTGCAGGCCCGGCAGCTTCAGGAACGCACGGCCGGTCTAGACGCTTTCGTGGCGTTCAGCGAGGCGTCCAGCACGACAACAGACATTCTGGCCCTGGCGCGCGAGGCCGTGGAGGTGCTGGAGACCACGCTGCAGGTCAGCGTCGCGTACTACGAGCTCGATGGCGACCTGTGGAAAGCCCGGGTGTGGTCTGGGGCGTTCGCGCCCGAGGTCGTGGCAGTCCTGACGGCCGGCATTGGGATGGACGCGCCTAGTTACGCCGAGGCGGTCCAGACCAGGCAGGCGGTGTTCGTGCCTGGTTGGTCGGCGGACGACGAGGGCGTGGAGAACACCGAGGAGTTCGGAGCAGGCGCATTTTACCCCTGCTTCGCGGGTGAGTCGCCGCGCGCGCTGCTGGCGATGGGGACACAGCGGGCGGGAGACTGGACGCCCCGGGAGGAAGCCGTCTTCAAGGCGGTGGGCCGCAGCTTGACCCTGGCGCTGGAACGCGCGGCGCAGACGCGAGAACTGACCGTGCAACGCGACGCCCTGAGCGTCCGCACCCACGAACTGATCGCGGCGAACGAGGAGCTCGATGCGTTCACGTACTCAGCCTCGCATGACCTGCGCACCCCGATCCGGCACGTGATGGGCTTCGCGGACCTGGCCCGGACCGCGCTCATCAACAATCAGCCGGACAAGATCGCCCGGAACCTGGACATCATTCAGCAGGGGGCCATCCGCATGAACGGGCTGATCGACGGCATGCTGATGCTGTCCCGGGCCGGGCGGCAGGACTTCCACCCACGGATGGTTGCCCTGGGGCCGCTCATCAGGCAAGCGCAGCAAGACGCCCAGCTTGAATTCCCAGAGCAGGACATCGACGTGCAGGTCCAGGCAGGGGTGGCCGTGTGGGGGGATGAGACGCTGCTCCAGCAGGTGATGTCGAATTTGATCAGCAACGCCGTGAAGTACTCCACTGGGCGCGACGTCTCGGAGGTCGCGGTGCGGGTCAATGAGACTGAAACCGAATGGATGATCACGGTGCAGGACAATGGAGTGGGCTTTGATTCCGAATATTCCGGGAAGCTGTTCGGCATTTTCCAGCGCCTGCACACCCAGGATGCCTTTCCTGGCGTCGGGGTGGGTCTGGCGACAGTACGGCGCATCGTGCTCAAGCACGGCGGCCGGGTGTTCGCCGATGGGAAGGTCGGGCAGGGGGCCAGCTTTGGCCTGGCCCTGCCCAAACCTCTCGCGTGACGTGACCGCCTTGAGCTGCTCACCTGAGTGCAAAAACGAATGGTTGAGCAGCCCACAAGGCATGCCATAGAGATTGCCGTTCTGAGCTTGCGGCCCTCTATCGCGAACTGCAGGGCGATGGCGAGAGGTTCGTGCAGGCAGCATCCGCCACCGTGCCGATCAGGAGGGTCAGACGGCAAAACCCGACTTCAGCGGTGCCCCTCTTCAGGCGTGGAGTGTGCGCCCCAACCTGTTGGCCGGACGCACGGTCTGCAACCAGCTGGACCCTTGGCCTGCGCTGTGGGAGCTGGAGCTGATCTCCGGCGGTGGTGGGATTCAGTCGTGGCGTGAACACTGTATGGGTGTGGGTGTTGCTCCAAGAATTCCATCAAGATCCACTACAGTGCTCCACTATGGGTTCAAGCTCCTGGAGCATGTGGTGAGGCGTTACGGACTGGTGTTGCTGGGCGTGATGGTGGTGTTGGGGGGGATCTTCCTGCTGGTGGAGACTCTCGGAGTTCCAGTCTTATCTGACCCATCCCGCTGGCTGTCAGGCGGCGGGACCGGCGCCGCGGTGCTCGGGACGGGGCTGCTGGTGGCCGATGTGGCGCTGCCTGTTCCATCGAGCGCGGTGATGGTGGCCTATGGGGCTTTGTACGGCGTGGCCTTTGGGACGCTGTTGTCCCTGGTGGGCAGCGTTGGGGCCGCGCTGGCTGGTTGGGCGCTGGGACGACACGGTGGACGCTGGCTCTCGCGCCTTGTCCCCGCGAAAAGCCAGGCGGAGGCCCAACGCTGGATTGCGCGGTGGGGCCTGCTGGCCGTCACCCTGTCGCGTCCAGTGCCGCTGCTGGCAGAAAGTGTGGCGATTCTGGCGGGGACTTCGGCTTTACCGTGGTGGCAGGTGGGGCTGGCAGCAGCTCTCGGATCCCTGCCCGCAGCGGTGCTATACGCCGTGACGGGGGCGTTCGCGGTGACAGGATCGTGGTTCTGGCTGCCGGGATTGCTGCTGGTGTCAACGGGCGTGATGTGGTTGATCGGCCGGACACTGGGGCGGCGACTTGGCACGTCAACGCGTTGAGTCACAGCTGCACTGAAGCACCTCCATTCCAAGTCTCTGGGTTGTGGCAACTTAATCTCGGTAGGCTGTTGAACCATGATGGAGCGCAAGCCCTACCGCCCGCGTTTTCCCTGGGTGGGATCGGCTCTGCGCGGTGGCTGGACCACCCGCTGAGCCGGCGTGACACGCAGGAACTGCTCCATGAACGCGGCATCCGCCCCTGCGGCAACGGAACAGTCAGTTTGCCCCACTGGTGACGGAGGAACTGCGCCAGTGGGAGGGGACGCGGCTGTTCCCGGTGGTCTCTGGACGAGGTTGACGTGACGGTGGCTGGGGTCACACATGGGTTGTGGCGGGCCGCCCTGGAGCATGGCCATGTCCTGGACATCCTGGTCCAGGAACAGCGTGACACCAGGCCAAGGCCTTTTTCACGCACCTGTTGCGGGAACATGCCGCTCCGACGGTGATCCAGACGGACAAGCAATGGAGCGGCGTTGCGAGCGCTTCCCGTGCTCCACGGTGTGGAGCACGTCCGGGTCATCTCTGCAGCCCGCTGTAACCATCTGGGCGAACCGCCACACCGCAGGGCACGACAGCAGTAACGCGCTCCTCTCAGCTTCAAGCGACGACAGCGCCCTCAGGAATCCCCCGCGCTGCACGCTCAGAACCTCCAATCCCCACCGTTACGCCCGAACGCCCGTCTCTTCCCCCATCAGACAAACCCCCAGACCGCAGCTCTACGCT from Deinococcus humi includes:
- a CDS encoding PAS domain-containing sensor histidine kinase, yielding MTPLPTHAPTLDLTELQAIIDSSADCIKVLDLNARVISMNAGGMDTMEITDFSVCQHLLWPTFWEGEARRQVELALEAARGGQTTTFEGPANTFAGTPKWWEVRVSPLRSPDGTVTRLLASSRDITARKVAEQQLIQAQHQLRNHAQTLEVRVGQRERALEAFVRFTTQVASTTDLHDIAMAASDIIRDAVGGATSGFYLVKGERAYPLVFSSNTPAEVRAARRAGVPLSMPLVADALAQRGTTFVGGEDGRLQSVGYASALSVTAYHHGDQPYALFATGTPRPEWTAQEQATIDSVGRGLGLALERELQARQLQERTAGLDAFVAFSEASSTTTDILALAREAVEVLETTLQVSVAYYELDGDLWKARVWSGAFAPEVVAVLTAGIGMDAPSYAEAVQTRQAVFVPGWSADDEGVENTEEFGAGAFYPCFAGESPRALLAMGTQRAGDWTPREEAVFKAVGRSLTLALERAAQTRELTVQRDALSVRTHELIAANEELDAFTYSASHDLRTPIRHVMGFADLARTALINNQPDKIARNLDIIQQGAIRMNGLIDGMLMLSRAGRQDFHPRMVALGPLIRQAQQDAQLEFPEQDIDVQVQAGVAVWGDETLLQQVMSNLISNAVKYSTGRDVSEVAVRVNETETEWMITVQDNGVGFDSEYSGKLFGIFQRLHTQDAFPGVGVGLATVRRIVLKHGGRVFADGKVGQGASFGLALPKPLA
- a CDS encoding VTT domain-containing protein, which encodes MRRYGLVLLGVMVVLGGIFLLVETLGVPVLSDPSRWLSGGGTGAAVLGTGLLVADVALPVPSSAVMVAYGALYGVAFGTLLSLVGSVGAALAGWALGRHGGRWLSRLVPAKSQAEAQRWIARWGLLAVTLSRPVPLLAESVAILAGTSALPWWQVGLAAALGSLPAAVLYAVTGAFAVTGSWFWLPGLLLVSTGVMWLIGRTLGRRLGTSTR